Proteins from a genomic interval of Acanthopagrus latus isolate v.2019 chromosome 7, fAcaLat1.1, whole genome shotgun sequence:
- the LOC119023092 gene encoding amphoterin-induced protein 3, with the protein MTCALYQGPLLLPLLLLSLLHSSQEFCPSTCLCVSDTASCSSSGLAKLPKALPFSSVILDVSHNHISWLGPGSFKNLPRLENLRLAHNQLTSLDPGVFRNASGLRFLDLSSNKLQVVQQHYFQGLWRLEELLLFNNKITQVEPGTLTGLSSLKKAYFSLNQITHFPFFSIQDHSHPFLTMLDLSSNRMSHLKWEDVKALPGLVQRGLYLHNNSLICDCAMYSVFWHWDLRGYDPLKDFTDEHTCSINGDPRSSIRFLRQNRYFLNCTVEKAVSQPVTVLLSNVLVSEGERVRLDCQTSLMSTDLSFTWFSPSKGYITQTSINDTLISLFANGTLEIQAVKVNDSGLYVCTALDIKQGLNATREVNVTVLPPAGESFNTGYTTLLGCVVTMVCILIYLYMTPCRCSSCKQPKPPLIPIATYDPSTLTSAFSSSVRDESKIQTDKHVVFVEPVISEDAAEWTPERLP; encoded by the coding sequence ATGACCTGTGCACTGTATCAAGGCCCTCTCCTGCTGCCGTTGCTGCTGCTTTCACTCCTCCACAGCTCTCAGGAATTCTGTCCATCCACGTGCCTCTGTGTATCTGACACAGCGAGCTGTAGCTCCAGTGGTCTGGCCAAGCTACCCAAGGCCCTGCCTTTCTCCTCCGTCATCCTCGATGTCAGCCACAACCACATTTCCTGGCTGGGTCCGGGCAGCTTCAAGAATCTGCCGAGACTGGAAAACCTCCGACTGGCCCACAACCAGCTCACCTCACTGGACCCTGGGGTGTTTCGCAATGCCTCCGGCCTCAGGTTCCTCGATTTGTCCTCCAACAAGCTGCAGGTGGTCCAGCAACACTACTTCCAGGGGTTGTGGAGGTTGGAGGAGCTCCTTCTCTTCAATAACAAGATCACACAGGTGGAGCCTGGCACACTGACCGGTCTGAGCAGCTTAAAGAAGGCCTACTTCAGCCTCAACCAGATCACACACTTCCCATTCTTCTCCATCCAAGACCATAGCCATCCCTTCCTGACCATGCTGGACCTCTCATCCAACCGAATGAGTCATCTGAAATGGGAGGACGTGAAAGCTTTGCCTGGGTTGGTACAACGGGGGCTCTACCTCCACAACAACTCTCTAATCTGTGACTGCGCCATGTACAGTGTGTTCTGGCACTGGGATCTGAGAGGTTATGACCCGCTGAAGGACTTCACCGATGAGCACACTTGCAGCATCAATGGGGATCCACGGTCGTCCATCCGGTTCCTGCGACAGAACCGTTACTTCCTCAACTGCACCGTGGAAAAGGCCGTCTCGCAGCCCGTGACCGTGCTCCTCTCCAACGTGTTGGTTTCAGAGGGAGAGCGGGTGCGTCTGGACTGCCAAACGTCCCTGATGAGTACAGACCTCTCATTTACATGGTTCTCCCCCAGCAAGGGGTACATCACCCAGACCAGCATAAATGACACACTAATTAGCCTGTTCGCTAATGGTACCTTGGAGATCCAAGCAGTCAAGGTCAACGACTCAggtctgtatgtgtgcacagCTCTGGATATTAAACAGGGACTAAATGCGACTCGTGAGGTGAATGTGACGGTGCTGCCGCCTGCAGGAGAGTCGTTCAACACCGGCTACACAACGCTGCTGGGCTGCGTGGTGACTATGGTCTGCATCCTCATTTACCTCTACATGACTCCATgtcgctgcagcagctgcaaacAGCCCAAACCTCCACTTATCCCCATTGCGACCTACGACCCCAGCACCCTAACTTCCGCTTTCTCCTCCTCCGTGAGAGACGAGTCCAAAATCCAAACTGACAAGCATGTGGTATTCGTGGAGCCAGTGATTAGTGAAGACGCAGCAGAGTGGACACCTGAACGCTTACCCTGA